One genomic window of Thermoplasmata archaeon includes the following:
- a CDS encoding winged helix-turn-helix domain-containing protein, translating to MPEPSDPSPARDVAVSVDQLKVLSEPSRLRILTLLMERDMSISDIARALALSPATVHHHIAQLLDANLIIPTKAEVRGNLVEKFYRIPATGIDSSQIWDRLTDADKVNYRLAVLGMLKGLINESIKRIQERGSVDFEVGRVYFYHVPWRRDSVQQVQEIFEEARRKLERLEAKTRAQTSPGDEVMALLTLLPA from the coding sequence TTGCCGGAACCGTCCGACCCGTCCCCCGCCCGCGACGTCGCCGTCTCGGTCGACCAGTTGAAGGTCCTGAGCGAGCCGTCCCGCCTTCGGATCCTCACCTTGCTGATGGAGCGGGATATGTCGATCTCCGACATCGCAAGAGCCCTGGCCCTGTCCCCCGCGACGGTCCACCACCACATCGCGCAGCTCTTGGACGCGAACCTCATCATCCCGACGAAGGCTGAGGTCCGCGGCAACCTCGTGGAGAAGTTCTACCGCATCCCAGCGACGGGCATCGATTCGAGTCAGATCTGGGACCGGCTGACCGATGCGGACAAGGTGAACTACCGGCTCGCGGTCCTCGGGATGCTGAAAGGCCTGATCAACGAGTCGATCAAACGGATCCAGGAACGCGGCTCGGTCGACTTCGAAGTCGGACGGGTATACTTCTACCATGTCCCGTGGCGTCGCGATTCCGTCCAGCAAGTCCAGGAGATTTTCGAGGAGGCGCGGCGGAAGCTCGAGCGCCTCGAGGCGAAGACCCGGGCGCAGACATCGCCCGGCGACGAGGTCATGGCGCTCCTGACCTTGCTGCCCGCCTGA